A single genomic interval of Flammeovirga agarivorans harbors:
- a CDS encoding UxaA family hydrolase, with protein sequence MMNKVLMVHPTDNVMVALKDLEIAENIEFEGQKITTTSPVKSKFKFALKDFEVGDEVIMYGVLVGKVTQPIKKGEALTVDNVKHAASDVVVRDRRTSWTKPDVSAFENRTFMGYHRNDGQIGTQNMWLVVPLVFCENRNVLAAKEILEDKLGYSKGRDYDLDIDSLLQKIENGSEGNAILNDDIVIPLSEQKKNRVFKNVDGIKFLLHDGGCGGIRQDSDTLCQLLAGYLNNPNVAGATFLSLGCQNAQVDILQDAIKKVNPKFDKPVFYVEQQKSGAESDFISNIVKYTMAGLVEANKVERQPAPISALRLGLECGGSDGFSGISANPVIGYVSDMLVALGASPILAEFPELNGVEQSLTDRCVEEKDAKRFVDLMAIYKQRAEAVGSGFDANPSPGNIKDGLITDAMKSAGAAKKGGSSPIVEVLDYTEQVTKPGLNLLCTPGNDVESTTALAGSGATLITFSTGLGTPTGNPITPVVKVSSNSILAERMKDIIDFNTGSVITGEDTIATRAATMLEYLLAVASGKEETNSMRMRHDDFIPWKRGISL encoded by the coding sequence ATTTGCATTGAAAGATTTTGAGGTGGGTGATGAAGTGATCATGTATGGTGTTTTGGTTGGAAAAGTAACTCAACCTATCAAGAAAGGAGAAGCGCTTACAGTGGATAACGTAAAGCATGCTGCAAGTGATGTGGTGGTAAGAGATAGAAGAACGTCATGGACTAAACCCGATGTATCTGCTTTTGAAAACAGAACATTTATGGGGTATCATAGAAATGATGGACAAATCGGTACACAAAATATGTGGTTAGTTGTTCCATTGGTTTTCTGTGAAAATAGAAATGTCTTAGCAGCTAAAGAAATCTTGGAAGATAAATTAGGCTATTCAAAAGGGCGTGATTATGACCTTGACATTGATAGCCTATTACAAAAAATAGAAAATGGTTCTGAAGGTAATGCCATCTTAAACGATGATATCGTCATTCCTTTATCTGAACAAAAGAAGAACCGTGTCTTTAAAAATGTTGATGGTATCAAATTCCTTCTTCATGATGGAGGCTGCGGAGGTATTCGTCAAGATTCTGACACATTATGTCAACTATTGGCAGGGTACTTAAATAATCCAAATGTTGCGGGAGCTACTTTTCTAAGTTTAGGTTGTCAGAATGCACAGGTAGATATTCTTCAAGATGCAATCAAAAAGGTTAATCCTAAGTTTGATAAGCCTGTATTCTACGTGGAACAACAAAAGAGTGGAGCAGAATCTGATTTCATCTCCAATATTGTAAAATACACCATGGCAGGTCTTGTAGAGGCTAATAAAGTAGAACGTCAGCCAGCACCAATTTCAGCTTTAAGATTGGGCTTGGAATGTGGAGGATCTGATGGGTTCTCAGGCATCTCTGCGAATCCTGTAATAGGATATGTATCGGACATGTTGGTTGCATTAGGAGCATCTCCAATATTAGCAGAATTTCCAGAACTAAATGGTGTGGAACAAAGCCTAACAGACCGCTGTGTAGAAGAAAAAGATGCAAAGAGATTTGTGGACTTAATGGCAATCTACAAGCAAAGGGCTGAAGCCGTAGGTTCTGGGTTTGATGCCAACCCTTCTCCAGGTAATATCAAAGATGGATTAATTACTGATGCAATGAAATCTGCGGGAGCAGCCAAAAAAGGGGGTTCTTCTCCAATTGTAGAAGTATTGGATTATACAGAACAGGTAACAAAACCGGGTCTTAATCTACTTTGCACTCCAGGTAATGATGTAGAATCAACTACCGCTTTAGCGGGTTCTGGAGCGACCTTAATCACATTCAGTACAGGGTTGGGTACCCCAACAGGAAATCCTATTACTCCTGTTGTTAAGGTGTCTTCTAATTCCATTTTGGCAGAACGTATGAAAGATATTATTGATTTCAATACAGGTTCTGTAATTACAGGTGAAGATACAATTGCTACCAGAGCGGCCACTATGCTAGAGTACTTATTAGCAGTAGCTAGTGGAAAAGAAGAGACGAACTCAATGAGAATGCGTCATGATGATTTTATTCCTTGGAAGAGAGGAATCTCACTATAA
- a CDS encoding tagaturonate reductase, whose amino-acid sequence MELNRTTTNVNERPIKVLQFGEGNFLRAFINWMIHEMNEKADFNAGVAVVQPIAQGLGEMLKAQDGLYHLLLNGIEKGKLINKRMLVDCIQEVNNPYEDYQAFIHLSEIETLEFVFSNTTEAGISYKEGDLLNQVQDSFPGKLTAFLHHRFVHFNGDKDKGLVILPCELIDKNGEKLKEIILQYAKDWNLADTFTDWLNEACTFYNTLVDRIVPGYPKDRIAEIQKSIGFEDKLVVEGEQFHLFVLEGDQKIKEQLPFEKAGLNIVVTDNQAPYRERKVRILNGAHTLMVPVGLLAGIETVRENLENEQVCQFIDKAISEEIIPSLPPAEGILEFKDDVLDRFRNPFIKHYLKSISLNSFPKFKTRVLPSLLGYYDQKGRVPKHLVMALAALIKLYDPNNTVAFEPQDNADVKELLSKAWEEYASNYSNLDKVVKKVLSYSKLWEQDLNAIAQLHEGVTHYLRVIDNEGIQAILTEELYA is encoded by the coding sequence ATGGAACTTAATAGAACAACTACCAACGTAAACGAACGCCCAATTAAAGTTCTCCAATTTGGAGAAGGAAATTTCTTGAGAGCATTTATCAATTGGATGATCCATGAGATGAATGAAAAAGCTGACTTTAATGCTGGAGTAGCTGTTGTACAGCCTATCGCTCAAGGGTTAGGGGAAATGTTGAAGGCTCAAGATGGGTTATATCATTTATTATTAAATGGTATTGAAAAAGGTAAATTGATCAACAAAAGAATGTTGGTGGATTGTATCCAAGAAGTAAATAACCCTTATGAGGATTATCAGGCGTTTATTCATTTGTCTGAAATTGAAACGTTAGAGTTTGTATTTTCTAATACAACAGAAGCAGGTATATCTTATAAAGAAGGAGACTTGTTAAATCAAGTGCAAGATAGTTTTCCTGGTAAACTAACGGCGTTTCTTCATCATCGTTTTGTACATTTCAATGGAGATAAAGACAAAGGTTTAGTAATCCTACCTTGCGAATTGATCGATAAGAATGGCGAAAAGTTAAAGGAAATTATTCTTCAATATGCAAAGGATTGGAACCTAGCGGATACATTTACAGATTGGTTAAATGAAGCCTGTACTTTCTATAATACTCTGGTAGATAGAATTGTACCGGGTTATCCTAAAGATAGAATTGCGGAGATCCAGAAAAGTATTGGATTTGAGGATAAACTAGTAGTTGAAGGTGAGCAATTTCACTTATTTGTTTTAGAAGGTGATCAGAAAATTAAAGAGCAATTGCCTTTTGAAAAAGCGGGATTGAATATAGTAGTGACAGATAACCAAGCACCTTACAGAGAAAGAAAAGTAAGAATTCTTAATGGAGCTCATACACTTATGGTTCCTGTAGGATTATTAGCTGGTATCGAAACGGTAAGAGAAAATCTTGAAAACGAACAAGTATGTCAGTTTATCGACAAAGCAATTTCTGAAGAGATTATTCCATCATTACCACCTGCGGAAGGAATTCTAGAATTTAAGGATGATGTATTGGATCGTTTTAGAAATCCATTTATCAAACACTACTTAAAAAGTATCTCTTTAAACTCATTCCCTAAGTTTAAAACAAGGGTATTGCCTTCTTTATTAGGATATTATGATCAAAAAGGGAGAGTGCCTAAGCATTTAGTAATGGCCTTAGCTGCTTTGATCAAATTATACGATCCAAATAATACCGTTGCTTTTGAACCACAAGATAATGCGGATGTAAAAGAGTTATTAAGCAAGGCTTGGGAAGAGTATGCTTCAAACTACAGCAACTTGGACAAGGTAGTGAAAAAGGTATTGTCTTACTCTAAACTATGGGAGCAAGATTTGAATGCGATTGCTCAATTGCATGAAGGTGTTACTCACTACTTGAGAGTGATCGACAATGAAGGTATTCAAGCAATATTAACGGAAGAATTATATGCTTAG
- a CDS encoding sugar kinase produces the protein MKEHKIITLGEVLMRLSPIRNKRFGQSNEYESFFGGAELNVAASLGNFGLNVSMATVLPSHEIGKEALNYLKRYDVNTTHVIRNNDRLGIYFTEAASMQRGGKVIYDRAFSGFSQLAIDSFDWNDIFQDATWFHWSGITPAVSKNAALLTKVAIEKAYEKGLRISMDYNYRSKLWQWGKSHEEVMPELMEKCHVMSGIHPDVDLLKEEVSDLDFALSGQDMMNKYPHCKVVVFSSRGVISANHHTWQGVLYDGKKVYRSKQYQLTHIVDRIGGGDAFMAGVIYGLHEYEGNLQSCIDFATAASALKHGIDGDFNAITKEEVVQMITSDNGSKVER, from the coding sequence ATGAAAGAACATAAAATAATAACATTAGGTGAGGTATTGATGAGACTTTCACCTATTCGAAATAAAAGGTTTGGCCAATCCAATGAGTACGAATCTTTTTTTGGTGGTGCTGAACTTAATGTCGCTGCATCATTGGGTAATTTTGGCTTAAATGTAAGTATGGCCACCGTTTTACCCTCACATGAGATAGGTAAGGAAGCACTGAATTATTTAAAACGTTATGATGTAAATACGACCCATGTCATCAGGAATAATGATAGGTTAGGTATTTATTTCACTGAAGCGGCTTCAATGCAAAGAGGAGGTAAAGTGATTTATGATCGAGCTTTTAGTGGCTTCTCTCAGCTTGCAATAGATAGCTTTGATTGGAATGATATCTTCCAAGATGCTACTTGGTTTCATTGGAGTGGTATTACTCCTGCCGTTTCCAAAAATGCAGCGCTTTTAACGAAAGTGGCCATTGAAAAAGCCTATGAAAAAGGGCTACGCATATCCATGGATTACAATTACCGTTCAAAGCTTTGGCAATGGGGTAAGAGCCATGAAGAAGTAATGCCGGAACTAATGGAGAAATGTCATGTGATGTCAGGAATACATCCAGATGTTGACCTATTAAAAGAAGAAGTAAGTGATTTGGATTTTGCATTATCTGGACAAGATATGATGAACAAATATCCTCATTGTAAAGTGGTCGTTTTCTCTTCTCGAGGAGTAATTTCAGCCAACCATCACACATGGCAGGGGGTACTCTACGATGGTAAAAAAGTATACCGTAGTAAACAGTATCAGCTGACACATATCGTAGATCGAATTGGAGGCGGAGATGCGTTTATGGCAGGCGTGATTTATGGTCTGCATGAATACGAGGGGAACTTACAAAGTTGTATTGATTTTGCAACTGCAGCTTCTGCTTTAAAACATGGAATTGATGGTGACTTTAATGCCATCACAAAAGAAGAAGTGGTACAAATGATCACTTCGGATAATGGATCAAAGGTGGAAAGGTAA
- a CDS encoding alpha-L-fucosidase, with protein MRLLKTLSFSIICGLFSCQQTITSQQTINQEEETYTEDWESLAKANKSPEWYKDAKFGIYTHWGPVSGAFVNMDKNEYLGGWHGMLMYGKDGLPNWKTGEYPKKKDGTPDHSPTSNYLHHVEQFGDPKDFGYKYLIENFKPTGFDAEKWAELFEKSGAKFAGPVAIHHDNFAMWDSKMTRWNSVNYGGVDISKELKNSVEKRGMKFIASFHHAFTWKYFIPAHEYGGISPEDYDLYTTPHGYDSNMPTKEYHDEWWAKLKEYIDDYQPDIIWFDWWLENMDEKYRQKFLSYYYNKGKEWNKEVVVMFKETTFPEPTAIRDYERGRPNQPKEDAWVTDTSPGTWFYRSNAKFVDTNELVDILIDIVSKNGNMLLNVPPNPDGTIPPEMENLLTDMGQWLEVNGEAIYGTRPWTIFGEGPTRIPAGGHKIERKKIVYKANDIRFTKKNNNEFYAFVMDTPSGDIVIETLSTRFGILNNAIEKIQLVGSDEPLKWERTDLGVVIKRPSSFPTKYAHAFKIQCEGYKETDIGGDLEQAL; from the coding sequence ATGAGATTATTAAAGACATTATCCTTTTCAATTATCTGTGGTTTATTTTCTTGTCAGCAGACAATAACTAGCCAACAGACAATTAACCAAGAAGAGGAAACATATACGGAAGACTGGGAATCTTTAGCTAAAGCGAACAAATCACCTGAGTGGTACAAAGACGCAAAATTTGGTATTTATACTCACTGGGGACCTGTTTCAGGAGCCTTCGTGAATATGGATAAAAACGAATACCTTGGTGGCTGGCATGGCATGCTCATGTATGGTAAAGATGGATTGCCTAATTGGAAAACGGGAGAGTATCCTAAGAAGAAAGATGGAACTCCTGATCACAGTCCAACTTCGAATTATTTACATCATGTAGAGCAGTTTGGAGACCCAAAAGACTTTGGTTATAAATACCTCATCGAAAACTTTAAACCCACTGGATTTGATGCAGAGAAATGGGCTGAACTTTTTGAGAAATCAGGAGCAAAATTTGCCGGACCTGTCGCAATCCACCACGATAACTTTGCGATGTGGGATAGTAAAATGACAAGATGGAATTCGGTGAACTATGGAGGTGTAGATATTTCTAAAGAGTTGAAGAATTCTGTAGAGAAAAGAGGGATGAAGTTTATCGCTTCTTTCCACCATGCTTTTACTTGGAAGTATTTTATTCCTGCTCATGAATATGGAGGAATTTCACCAGAGGACTATGATTTATATACTACTCCTCATGGTTATGATAGCAATATGCCCACTAAAGAATATCATGATGAATGGTGGGCTAAGCTAAAAGAATATATTGACGATTATCAGCCAGATATCATTTGGTTCGATTGGTGGTTGGAAAATATGGACGAAAAGTACAGACAAAAATTCTTGTCTTACTATTACAACAAAGGAAAAGAATGGAACAAGGAAGTGGTAGTGATGTTTAAGGAAACTACTTTCCCAGAACCAACAGCCATCAGAGATTATGAAAGAGGCCGTCCTAACCAACCAAAAGAGGATGCGTGGGTGACAGATACTTCTCCAGGTACTTGGTTTTATAGATCGAATGCAAAATTTGTAGATACTAATGAATTGGTTGATATACTTATTGACATTGTTTCTAAAAATGGAAATATGTTGTTAAATGTTCCTCCAAATCCAGACGGTACAATCCCTCCTGAAATGGAAAACCTATTAACAGATATGGGACAATGGTTAGAAGTAAATGGTGAGGCAATCTATGGTACTCGTCCTTGGACGATTTTTGGTGAGGGTCCAACAAGAATTCCTGCCGGAGGTCACAAGATTGAAAGAAAGAAAATTGTATATAAAGCCAATGATATTCGTTTCACAAAGAAAAACAACAATGAGTTTTATGCTTTTGTGATGGATACACCTTCAGGTGATATAGTGATCGAGACGCTAAGTACTAGGTTCGGTATCTTAAACAATGCAATTGAAAAAATTCAATTAGTAGGTAGTGATGAACCTTTAAAATGGGAGCGAACAGATTTAGGAGTGGTAATTAAGAGACCATCTTCTTTCCCAACAAAATATGCACACGCATTTAAAATTCAATGTGAAGGTTATAAAGAAACAGACATTGGAGGAGATTTAGAGCAAGCATTGTAA
- a CDS encoding iron-containing redox enzyme family protein: MSKIEETLKLHTSYFSQKYKAYPWTDPNFYALYLHQVYEYAKLSTKLLAYAATRTPEKRRNFFDEIMHHIKEESGHEILAQNDLMNLKVDHKSLKTVHATKSMYEAQFGKILLYGDHIMMGYQIALEYLAITVGSELYDLLHNVYDDNSLSFLKVHVKEDVDHVEKGLESLKAFNDEELEDIADNIKQSLYAYLLIIDECHQLYLANKEEVKNTLLY; this comes from the coding sequence ATGAGTAAAATTGAAGAAACATTGAAGTTGCATACAAGCTATTTCTCTCAGAAATACAAAGCTTATCCTTGGACTGACCCCAACTTCTACGCTCTTTACCTTCATCAAGTTTATGAATACGCAAAGTTATCAACGAAACTTTTAGCATACGCTGCTACTAGAACACCCGAAAAAAGAAGAAACTTTTTTGACGAAATCATGCATCACATAAAAGAAGAAAGCGGTCATGAGATTTTAGCGCAAAATGATTTGATGAACTTAAAAGTTGATCATAAATCGTTGAAAACAGTCCACGCTACCAAATCAATGTATGAAGCCCAGTTTGGTAAAATACTATTATATGGTGATCATATTATGATGGGGTATCAGATAGCTTTAGAATACTTGGCTATTACAGTTGGTAGTGAGTTATACGATTTACTACATAATGTATACGATGATAACTCACTTAGTTTTTTGAAAGTTCATGTCAAAGAGGATGTTGATCATGTTGAAAAAGGGCTTGAATCTCTAAAGGCCTTTAATGATGAAGAATTAGAGGACATTGCAGATAATATTAAACAGTCATTATATGCTTATTTATTGATAATAGATGAGTGTCATCAACTTTATTTAGCTAATAAAGAAGAGGTAAAGAATACTCTTTTGTATTAG
- a CDS encoding RNA polymerase sigma factor, which produces MTNITTMNVEANHKNLQDVGSDLEKVFMRGLEENKEKLLRVCSAYVNDHEEKKDLFQEVLINIWKSMKSFKGNSAISTWMYRVTLNVCINTQTKLSKKKKQFINMDSVHLSQYEKTSDKEEDPMLAYLRSCIKVMNEADKAVITLFLEELPYKQIAEITGISENHVAVKIKRIKKKLLHCIQEKSC; this is translated from the coding sequence ATGACTAATATTACTACTATGAATGTTGAAGCCAATCACAAGAACTTGCAGGATGTTGGTTCTGATCTTGAGAAGGTTTTTATGCGGGGATTGGAAGAAAACAAAGAAAAACTTCTTCGGGTATGCTCTGCATATGTCAATGATCATGAAGAAAAGAAAGACTTGTTCCAGGAGGTTTTAATTAATATCTGGAAGTCGATGAAGTCTTTTAAAGGCAACAGTGCAATTAGCACATGGATGTATCGGGTAACACTAAATGTGTGTATCAATACACAAACAAAGCTGTCCAAGAAAAAAAAGCAATTTATCAATATGGACAGTGTTCATTTATCTCAATATGAGAAGACATCGGATAAAGAAGAAGATCCCATGTTAGCATATCTGAGGAGCTGTATTAAAGTAATGAACGAAGCTGATAAAGCCGTCATTACTCTCTTCTTAGAGGAACTCCCATACAAGCAGATTGCAGAAATTACTGGTATTTCTGAGAACCATGTTGCTGTTAAGATCAAACGAATTAAAAAGAAATTATTACACTGTATTCAAGAAAAGTCATGCTAG
- a CDS encoding DUF2149 domain-containing protein, whose protein sequence is MRRRNNPFLNNEDDIDPVSTVANLFDVAMVFAVALMVALVSRFNMQEIFSDEDFTIVKNPGTEEMEIITKKGKEISKYAPSKNQDKKTNGDKGKKIGTAYQLESGEVIYIED, encoded by the coding sequence ATGAGAAGAAGAAACAATCCATTCTTGAATAATGAGGATGATATCGATCCAGTATCTACCGTAGCGAACCTTTTTGATGTAGCCATGGTATTTGCGGTAGCACTGATGGTTGCCCTTGTATCCCGTTTTAATATGCAAGAGATTTTTTCGGATGAAGATTTCACTATTGTAAAAAATCCAGGTACGGAAGAAATGGAAATCATTACCAAGAAGGGGAAAGAAATTTCTAAATATGCACCATCTAAAAATCAAGACAAGAAAACGAATGGCGATAAAGGTAAAAAGATAGGCACTGCTTATCAGCTAGAGTCCGGAGAAGTCATTTATATTGAAGACTAA
- a CDS encoding MotA/TolQ/ExbB proton channel family protein: MDYVNKILFWISSGLMFPTVIALIAMFIVSLIKLGENYHAFLQRLKQKKEVKPYLQELKQNLNTPQFKNPSKLGDVILEIFSFQDSLVRRERVVAEFEAQGRKTLGVLKNLAKLGPVIGLMGTLIPMGPALVGLSSGDISSMANNMQMAFATTVVGLIIGGIGFVLQNVQQKWLAEDYATLVFIIDLMEEENEKKKQSILE; encoded by the coding sequence ATGGATTACGTAAATAAAATTTTATTTTGGATTTCATCTGGTTTGATGTTTCCAACCGTCATTGCCTTAATCGCAATGTTTATCGTTTCTCTAATTAAATTAGGAGAAAATTATCATGCTTTTTTACAACGTCTAAAGCAAAAAAAAGAGGTGAAACCCTATTTGCAGGAATTGAAGCAAAACCTCAATACTCCTCAATTTAAGAACCCTTCAAAATTGGGTGATGTGATCCTTGAAATCTTCTCTTTTCAAGATTCCTTGGTACGAAGAGAACGAGTAGTTGCTGAATTTGAAGCCCAAGGTCGTAAAACTTTAGGTGTTTTAAAGAATTTAGCCAAACTCGGTCCTGTCATTGGGTTAATGGGTACTTTAATTCCAATGGGTCCTGCCCTAGTTGGCCTTTCTTCTGGAGATATTTCTTCTATGGCTAATAATATGCAAATGGCTTTTGCTACTACCGTAGTAGGACTTATCATTGGAGGTATTGGTTTTGTACTTCAGAATGTACAACAAAAATGGCTAGCGGAAGATTACGCTACATTGGTTTTTATTATTGATTTAATGGAAGAAGAAAATGAGAAGAAGAAACAATCCATTCTTGAATAA